The following are encoded together in the Balaenoptera acutorostrata chromosome 9, mBalAcu1.1, whole genome shotgun sequence genome:
- the LTBP3 gene encoding latent-transforming growth factor beta-binding protein 3 isoform X2, protein MPGPRGAAGGLAPEMRGAGAAGLLALLLLLLLLLLLGPGGGAEGGPAGERGAGGGGALARERFKVVFAPVICKRTCLKGQCRDSCQQGSNMTLIGENGHSTDTLTGSGFRVVVCPLPCMNGGQCSSRNQCLCPPDFTGRFCQVPAGGTGGGTGGSGPGLGRAGALSTGALPPLAPEGESVASKHAIYAVQVIADPPGPGEGPPAQHAAFLVPLGPGQISAEVQAPPPVVNVRVHHPPEASVQVHRIEGPNAEGPAPSQHLLPHPKPPHPRPPTQKPLGRCFQDTLPKQPCGSNPLPGLTKQEDCCGSIGTAWGQSKCHKCPQLQYTGVQKPGPVRGEVGADCPQGYKRLNSTHCQDINECAMPGMCRHGDCLNNPGSYRCVCPPGHSLGPSRTQCIADKPEEKSLCFRLVSPEHQCQHPLTTRLTRQLCCCSVGKAWGTRCQRCPADGTAAFKEICPAGKGYHILTSHQTLTIQGESDFSLFLHPDGPPKPQQLPESPSRAPPPEDTEEERGPVIEEQSAQQSHPTVTTSPARPYPELISRPSPPWFLPDLPPSRSAVEIAPTQVTETDECRLNQNICGHGECVPGPSDYSCHCNPGYRSHPQHRYCVDVNECEAEPCGAGRGICMNTGGSYNCHCNRGYRLHVGAGGRSCVDLNECAKPHLCGDGGFCINFPGHYKCNCYSGYRLKTSRPPVCEDIDECRDPSSCPDGKCENKPGSFKCIACLPGYRSQGGGACRDVNECAEGSPCSPGWCENLPGSFRCTCAQGYAPAPDGRSCLDVDECEAGDVCDNGICTNTPGSFQCQCLSGYHLSRDWSHCEDIDECDFPAACIGGDCINTNGSYRCLCPQGHRLVGGRKCQDIDECSQDPGLCLPHGACENLQGSYVCVCDEGFTPTQDQHGCEEVEQPHHKKECYLNFDDTVFCDSVLATNVTQQECCCSLGAGWGDHCEIYPCPVYSSAEFHSLCPDGKGYTQDNNIVNYGIPTHRDIDECILFGAEICKEGKCVNTQPGYECYCKQGFYYDGNLLECVDVDECLDESNCRNGVCENTRGGYRCACTPPAEYSPAQRQCLSPEEMDVDECQDPAACRPGRCVNLPGSYRCECRPPWVPGPSGRDCQLPESPAERAPERRDVCWSQRGEDGMCAGPLAGPALTFDDCCCRQGRGWGAQCRPCPPRGAGSQCPTSQSESNSFWDASPLLLGKPPREEDSSEEDSDECRCVSGRCVPRPGGAVCECPGGFQLDASRARCVDIDECRELNQRGLLCKSERCVNTSGSFRCVCKAGFARSRPHGACVPQRRR, encoded by the exons ATGCCCGGGCCCCGTGGGGCTGCTGGCGGCCTGGCCCCTGAGAtgcgcggggcgggggcggcggggctgctggcgctgctgctgctgctgctgctgctgctgctgctgggcccGGGCGGCGGGGCCGAGGGGGGGCCGGCGGGCGAGAGGGGcgctggcgggggcggggcgctGGCCCGCGAGCGCTTCAAGGTGGTCTTTGCGCCGGTGATCTGCAAGCGGACCTGTCTCAAGGGCCAGTGTCGGGACAGTTGTCAGCAGGGCTCCAACATGACGCTCATCGGAGAGAACGGCCACAGCACCGATACGCTCACGGGCTCCGGCTTCCGCGTGG TGGTGTGCCCTCTGCCCTGCATGAACGGCGGCCAGTGCTCCTCCCGAAACCAGTGCCTGTGTCCCCCGGACTTCACCGGTCGCTTCTGCCAGGTGCCCGCTGGAGGAACTGGCGGGGGCACTGGCGGCTCAGGCCCTGGGCTTGGTCGGGCTGGGGCCCTGTCCACAGGCGCGCTGCCTCCCCTGGCTCCGGAAGGCGAGTCTGTGGCCAGCAAGCACGCCATCTACGCGGTCCAGGTGATCGCCGATCCGCCGGGGCCGGGTGAGGGGCCCCCTGCCCAGCATGCAGCCTTCCTGGTGCCCCTCGGGCCAGGACAGATCTCAGCGGAAG TGCAGGCCCCACCCCCTGTGGTGAACGTGCGCGTCCACCACCCGCCCGAGGCCTCCGTCCAAGTGCACCGCATCGAAGGGCCCAACGCCGAGGGCCCGGCCCCCTCCCAGCACCTGCTGCCGCACCCCAAGCCCCCGCATCCTCGGCCACCCACCCAGAAGCCCCTGGGCCGCTGCTTCCAGGACACGCTGCCCAAGCAGCCC TGTGGCAGCAATCCCCTCCCCGGCCTCACCAAGCAGGAAGACTGCTGTGGAAGCATCGGCACAGCCTGGGGCCAGAGCAAGTGCCACAAGTGCCCGCAGCTGCAGT ACACAGGGGTGCAGAAGCCAGGGCCTGTACGTGGGGAGGTGGGCGCTGACTGCCCCCAGGGCTACAAGAGGCTCAACAGCACACACTGCCAGG ACATCAATGAGTGCGCGATGCCAGGCATGTGTCGCCATGGTGACTGCCTCAACAACCCTGGCTCCTATCGCTGTGTCTGCCCACCTGGCCATAGCTTGGGCCCCTCCCGCACACAGTGCATTG CGGACAAGCCGGAGGAGAAAAGCCTATGTTTCCGCCTGGTGAGCCCTGAGCACCAGTGCCAGCACCCGCTGACCACGCGCCTCACCCGCCAACTCTGCTGCTGCAGTGTCGGCAAGGCCTGGGGCACCAGGTGCCAGCGCTGCCCAGCTGATGGCACTG CTGCCTTCAAGGAGATCTGTCCAGCTGGGAAGGGGTACCACATCCTCACCTCCCACCAGACGCTCACCATTCAGGGTGAAAGTgacttttcccttttcctgcACCCTGATGGGCCACCCAAGCCCCAGCAGCTCCCTGAGAGCCCCAGCCGGGCACCACCacctgaggacacagaggaagagagagg GCCAGTGATCGAAGAGCAGTCCGCGCAGCAGAGCCACCCGACTGTCACCACATCTCCTGCCCGGCCCTACCCTG AGCTGATCTCCCGGCCCTCACCGCCCTGGTTCCTGCCCGACTTGCCCCCGTCCCGAAGTGCGGTAGAGATCGCCCCTACTCAGGTCACAG AGACGGATGAGTGCCGACTGAACCAGAACATCTGTGGCCACGGGGAGTGCGTCCCGGGACCCTCAGACTATTCCTGCCATTGTAACCCGGGCTACCGGTCGCATCCGCAGCACCGCTACTGCGTGG ACGTGAACGAGTGCGAGGCGGAGCCATGCGGCGCCGGGAGGGGCATCTGCATGAACACCGGCGGCTCCTACAACTGCCACTGCAACCGCGGCTACCGCCTGCACGTCGGCGCCGGGGGGCGCTCGTGCGTAG ACCTGAACGAGTGCGCCAAGCCCCACCTGTGCGGCGACGGCGGCTTCTGCATCAACTTTCCCGGTCACTACAAGTGCAACTGCTACTCCGGCTACCGGCTCAAAACCTCTCGACCGCCCGTGTGCGAAG ACATCGACGAGTGCCGAGACCCTAGCTCCTGCCCGGATGGCAAATGCGAGAACAAACCTGGGAGCTTCAAGTGCATTGCCTGTCTGCCCGGCTACCGCAGCCAGGGGGGCGGGGCCTGCCGCG ACGTGAACGAGTGCGCCGAGGGCAGCCCCTGCTCTCCCGGCTGGTGCGAGAACCTCCCGGGCTCCTTCCGCTGCACGTGCGCCCAGGGCTATGCGCCCGCGCCGGACGGCCGCAGTTGCCTGG ATGTGGATGAGTGTGAGGCTGGGGACGTGTGTGACAACGGCATCTGCACCAACACGCCAGGCTCCTTCCAGTGTCAGTGCCTCTCTGGCTACCATCTGTCAAGGGACTGGAGCCACTGTGAGG ACATTGATGAGTGTGACTTTCCTGCAGCCTGCATTGGGGGTGATTGCATCAACACCAATGGCTCCTATCGATGTCTCTGTCCCCAGGGGCATCGGCTGGTAGGCGGCCGGAAGTGCCAAG ACATAGATGAGTGCAGCCAGGACCCGGGTCTGTGCCTTCCCCACGGGGCCTGCGAGAACCTGCAGGGCTCCTACGTTTGCGTCTGCGATGAGGGCTTCACGCCCACCCAGGACCAGCATGGCTGTGAGG aggTGGAGCAGCCCCACCACAAGAAGGAGTGCTACCTTAACTTCGATGACACCGTGTTCTGCGACAGTGTACTGGCCACCAATGTCACCCAGCAGGAATGCTGCTGCTCCctgggggctggctggggagACCACTGCGAGATCTATCCCTGCCCAGTCTACAGCTCAG CTGAGTTCCACAGCCTTTGCCCGGACGGGAAGGGCTACACCCAGGACAACAACATTGTCAACTACGGCATCCCAACCCACCGTG ACATCGACGAATGCATATTGTTTGGGGCGGAGATCTGCAAGGAGGGCAAGTGCGTGAACACGCAGCCGGGCTACGAGTGCTATTGCAAGCAAGGCTTCTACTACGACGGGAACCTGCTGGAATGCGTGG ACGTGGACGAGTGCTTGGACGAGTCTAATTGCCGGAACGGAGTGTGTGAGAACACGCGCGGTGGTTACCGCTGCGCCTGCACGCCCCCGGCCGAGTACAGCCCGGCTCAGCGCCAGTGTCTGAGCCCAGAGGAGATGG ACGTGGACGAGTGCCAGGACCCCGCAGCCTGCCGCCCTGGCCGCTGCGTCAACCTGCCGGGCTCCTACCGCTGCGAGTGCCGCCCGCCCTGGGTGCCCGGGCCCTCCGGCCGCGACTGCCAGCTCCCGGAGAGCCCGGCCG AGCGTGCCCCGGAGCGGCGGGACGTGTGCTGGAGCCAGCGCGGAGAGGACGGCATGTGTGCGGGCCCCCTGGCCGGGCCCGCCCTCACCTTCGACGACTGCTGCTGTCGCCAGGGCCGAGGTTGGGGAGCCCAGTGCCGCCCGTGCCCGCCGCGCGGCGCCG GGTCCCAGTGCCCGACGTCGCAGAGTGAGAGCAATTCCTTCTGGGACGCGAGTCCCCTGCTGCTGGGAAAGCCCCCGCGAG AAGAGGACAGCTCGGAGGAGGATTCAGACGAGTGCCGCTGCGTTAGCGGCCGCTGTGTGCCTCGGCCGGGCGGCGCAGTGTGCGAGTGTCCTGGTGGCTTCCAGCTAGACGCCTCGCGCGCGCGCTGCGTCG ACATCGACGAGTGCCGAGAGCTGAACCAGCGCGGGCTACTATGCAAGAGCGAGCGCTGCGTGAACACGAGCGGTTCCTTCCGCTGCGTCTGCAAAGCTGGCTTCGCGCGCAGCCGCCCGCATGGAGCTTGCGTGCCCCAGCGCCGCCGCTGA
- the LTBP3 gene encoding latent-transforming growth factor beta-binding protein 3 isoform X3 yields MPGPRGAAGGLAPEMRGAGAAGLLALLLLLLLLLLLGPGGGAEGGPAGERGAGGGGALARERFKVVFAPVICKRTCLKGQCRDSCQQGSNMTLIGENGHSTDTLTGSGFRVVVCPLPCMNGGQCSSRNQCLCPPDFTGRFCQVPAGGTGGGTGGSGPGLGRAGALSTGALPPLAPEGESVASKHAIYAVQVIADPPGPGEGPPAQHAAFLVPLGPGQISAEVQAPPPVVNVRVHHPPEASVQVHRIEGPNAEGPAPSQHLLPHPKPPHPRPPTQKPLGRCFQDTLPKQPCGSNPLPGLTKQEDCCGSIGTAWGQSKCHKCPQLQYTGVQKPGPVRGEVGADCPQGYKRLNSTHCQDINECAMPGMCRHGDCLNNPGSYRCVCPPGHSLGPSRTQCIADKPEEKSLCFRLVSPEHQCQHPLTTRLTRQLCCCSVGKAWGTRCQRCPADGTGVSTDSPVIEEQSAQQSHPTVTTSPARPYPELISRPSPPWFLPDLPPSRSAVEIAPTQVTETDECRLNQNICGHGECVPGPSDYSCHCNPGYRSHPQHRYCVDVNECEAEPCGAGRGICMNTGGSYNCHCNRGYRLHVGAGGRSCVDLNECAKPHLCGDGGFCINFPGHYKCNCYSGYRLKTSRPPVCEDIDECRDPSSCPDGKCENKPGSFKCIACLPGYRSQGGGACRDVNECAEGSPCSPGWCENLPGSFRCTCAQGYAPAPDGRSCLDVDECEAGDVCDNGICTNTPGSFQCQCLSGYHLSRDWSHCEDIDECDFPAACIGGDCINTNGSYRCLCPQGHRLVGGRKCQDIDECSQDPGLCLPHGACENLQGSYVCVCDEGFTPTQDQHGCEEVEQPHHKKECYLNFDDTVFCDSVLATNVTQQECCCSLGAGWGDHCEIYPCPVYSSAEFHSLCPDGKGYTQDNNIVNYGIPTHRDIDECILFGAEICKEGKCVNTQPGYECYCKQGFYYDGNLLECVDVDECLDESNCRNGVCENTRGGYRCACTPPAEYSPAQRQCLSPEEMDVDECQDPAACRPGRCVNLPGSYRCECRPPWVPGPSGRDCQLPESPAERAPERRDVCWSQRGEDGMCAGPLAGPALTFDDCCCRQGRGWGAQCRPCPPRGAGSQCPTSQSESNSFWDASPLLLGKPPREEDSSEEDSDECRCVSGRCVPRPGGAVCECPGGFQLDASRARCVDIDECRELNQRGLLCKSERCVNTSGSFRCVCKAGFARSRPHGACVPQRRR; encoded by the exons ATGCCCGGGCCCCGTGGGGCTGCTGGCGGCCTGGCCCCTGAGAtgcgcggggcgggggcggcggggctgctggcgctgctgctgctgctgctgctgctgctgctgctgggcccGGGCGGCGGGGCCGAGGGGGGGCCGGCGGGCGAGAGGGGcgctggcgggggcggggcgctGGCCCGCGAGCGCTTCAAGGTGGTCTTTGCGCCGGTGATCTGCAAGCGGACCTGTCTCAAGGGCCAGTGTCGGGACAGTTGTCAGCAGGGCTCCAACATGACGCTCATCGGAGAGAACGGCCACAGCACCGATACGCTCACGGGCTCCGGCTTCCGCGTGG TGGTGTGCCCTCTGCCCTGCATGAACGGCGGCCAGTGCTCCTCCCGAAACCAGTGCCTGTGTCCCCCGGACTTCACCGGTCGCTTCTGCCAGGTGCCCGCTGGAGGAACTGGCGGGGGCACTGGCGGCTCAGGCCCTGGGCTTGGTCGGGCTGGGGCCCTGTCCACAGGCGCGCTGCCTCCCCTGGCTCCGGAAGGCGAGTCTGTGGCCAGCAAGCACGCCATCTACGCGGTCCAGGTGATCGCCGATCCGCCGGGGCCGGGTGAGGGGCCCCCTGCCCAGCATGCAGCCTTCCTGGTGCCCCTCGGGCCAGGACAGATCTCAGCGGAAG TGCAGGCCCCACCCCCTGTGGTGAACGTGCGCGTCCACCACCCGCCCGAGGCCTCCGTCCAAGTGCACCGCATCGAAGGGCCCAACGCCGAGGGCCCGGCCCCCTCCCAGCACCTGCTGCCGCACCCCAAGCCCCCGCATCCTCGGCCACCCACCCAGAAGCCCCTGGGCCGCTGCTTCCAGGACACGCTGCCCAAGCAGCCC TGTGGCAGCAATCCCCTCCCCGGCCTCACCAAGCAGGAAGACTGCTGTGGAAGCATCGGCACAGCCTGGGGCCAGAGCAAGTGCCACAAGTGCCCGCAGCTGCAGT ACACAGGGGTGCAGAAGCCAGGGCCTGTACGTGGGGAGGTGGGCGCTGACTGCCCCCAGGGCTACAAGAGGCTCAACAGCACACACTGCCAGG ACATCAATGAGTGCGCGATGCCAGGCATGTGTCGCCATGGTGACTGCCTCAACAACCCTGGCTCCTATCGCTGTGTCTGCCCACCTGGCCATAGCTTGGGCCCCTCCCGCACACAGTGCATTG CGGACAAGCCGGAGGAGAAAAGCCTATGTTTCCGCCTGGTGAGCCCTGAGCACCAGTGCCAGCACCCGCTGACCACGCGCCTCACCCGCCAACTCTGCTGCTGCAGTGTCGGCAAGGCCTGGGGCACCAGGTGCCAGCGCTGCCCAGCTGATGGCACTG GGGTGAGCACAGACTCA CCAGTGATCGAAGAGCAGTCCGCGCAGCAGAGCCACCCGACTGTCACCACATCTCCTGCCCGGCCCTACCCTG AGCTGATCTCCCGGCCCTCACCGCCCTGGTTCCTGCCCGACTTGCCCCCGTCCCGAAGTGCGGTAGAGATCGCCCCTACTCAGGTCACAG AGACGGATGAGTGCCGACTGAACCAGAACATCTGTGGCCACGGGGAGTGCGTCCCGGGACCCTCAGACTATTCCTGCCATTGTAACCCGGGCTACCGGTCGCATCCGCAGCACCGCTACTGCGTGG ACGTGAACGAGTGCGAGGCGGAGCCATGCGGCGCCGGGAGGGGCATCTGCATGAACACCGGCGGCTCCTACAACTGCCACTGCAACCGCGGCTACCGCCTGCACGTCGGCGCCGGGGGGCGCTCGTGCGTAG ACCTGAACGAGTGCGCCAAGCCCCACCTGTGCGGCGACGGCGGCTTCTGCATCAACTTTCCCGGTCACTACAAGTGCAACTGCTACTCCGGCTACCGGCTCAAAACCTCTCGACCGCCCGTGTGCGAAG ACATCGACGAGTGCCGAGACCCTAGCTCCTGCCCGGATGGCAAATGCGAGAACAAACCTGGGAGCTTCAAGTGCATTGCCTGTCTGCCCGGCTACCGCAGCCAGGGGGGCGGGGCCTGCCGCG ACGTGAACGAGTGCGCCGAGGGCAGCCCCTGCTCTCCCGGCTGGTGCGAGAACCTCCCGGGCTCCTTCCGCTGCACGTGCGCCCAGGGCTATGCGCCCGCGCCGGACGGCCGCAGTTGCCTGG ATGTGGATGAGTGTGAGGCTGGGGACGTGTGTGACAACGGCATCTGCACCAACACGCCAGGCTCCTTCCAGTGTCAGTGCCTCTCTGGCTACCATCTGTCAAGGGACTGGAGCCACTGTGAGG ACATTGATGAGTGTGACTTTCCTGCAGCCTGCATTGGGGGTGATTGCATCAACACCAATGGCTCCTATCGATGTCTCTGTCCCCAGGGGCATCGGCTGGTAGGCGGCCGGAAGTGCCAAG ACATAGATGAGTGCAGCCAGGACCCGGGTCTGTGCCTTCCCCACGGGGCCTGCGAGAACCTGCAGGGCTCCTACGTTTGCGTCTGCGATGAGGGCTTCACGCCCACCCAGGACCAGCATGGCTGTGAGG aggTGGAGCAGCCCCACCACAAGAAGGAGTGCTACCTTAACTTCGATGACACCGTGTTCTGCGACAGTGTACTGGCCACCAATGTCACCCAGCAGGAATGCTGCTGCTCCctgggggctggctggggagACCACTGCGAGATCTATCCCTGCCCAGTCTACAGCTCAG CTGAGTTCCACAGCCTTTGCCCGGACGGGAAGGGCTACACCCAGGACAACAACATTGTCAACTACGGCATCCCAACCCACCGTG ACATCGACGAATGCATATTGTTTGGGGCGGAGATCTGCAAGGAGGGCAAGTGCGTGAACACGCAGCCGGGCTACGAGTGCTATTGCAAGCAAGGCTTCTACTACGACGGGAACCTGCTGGAATGCGTGG ACGTGGACGAGTGCTTGGACGAGTCTAATTGCCGGAACGGAGTGTGTGAGAACACGCGCGGTGGTTACCGCTGCGCCTGCACGCCCCCGGCCGAGTACAGCCCGGCTCAGCGCCAGTGTCTGAGCCCAGAGGAGATGG ACGTGGACGAGTGCCAGGACCCCGCAGCCTGCCGCCCTGGCCGCTGCGTCAACCTGCCGGGCTCCTACCGCTGCGAGTGCCGCCCGCCCTGGGTGCCCGGGCCCTCCGGCCGCGACTGCCAGCTCCCGGAGAGCCCGGCCG AGCGTGCCCCGGAGCGGCGGGACGTGTGCTGGAGCCAGCGCGGAGAGGACGGCATGTGTGCGGGCCCCCTGGCCGGGCCCGCCCTCACCTTCGACGACTGCTGCTGTCGCCAGGGCCGAGGTTGGGGAGCCCAGTGCCGCCCGTGCCCGCCGCGCGGCGCCG GGTCCCAGTGCCCGACGTCGCAGAGTGAGAGCAATTCCTTCTGGGACGCGAGTCCCCTGCTGCTGGGAAAGCCCCCGCGAG AAGAGGACAGCTCGGAGGAGGATTCAGACGAGTGCCGCTGCGTTAGCGGCCGCTGTGTGCCTCGGCCGGGCGGCGCAGTGTGCGAGTGTCCTGGTGGCTTCCAGCTAGACGCCTCGCGCGCGCGCTGCGTCG ACATCGACGAGTGCCGAGAGCTGAACCAGCGCGGGCTACTATGCAAGAGCGAGCGCTGCGTGAACACGAGCGGTTCCTTCCGCTGCGTCTGCAAAGCTGGCTTCGCGCGCAGCCGCCCGCATGGAGCTTGCGTGCCCCAGCGCCGCCGCTGA